Below is a genomic region from Enterobacter hormaechei subsp. xiangfangensis.
CACTACTTCGCCATCTTTGTCGGCGTCATCGTCGGGTTAATTTTCGAACCGCTGCCGGGCGCCGTGATCGGTCTTACCGGCGTCGTGGCGATTGCGCTGTGCAGCCAGTGGGTGCTCTTTAGCCCGGAACAGCTGGCTGACCCAAAATTCAAGCTGGCGGGCGCCTCCTTTAAATGGGCGGTCAGCGGGTTTGGTAACTCCACCGTGTGGCTGATCTTCGGTGCCTTTATGTTTGCTGCGGGCTACGACAAAACCCGCTTCGGCCGCCGCCTGGCGCTGATACTGGTGAAATATCTGGGCCGTCGCAGCCTGACGCTCGGTTACGCCATTACCTTCGCAGACCTGCTGCTGGCCCCGTTTACCCCGTCCAATACCGCGCGCAGCGGTGGGACCATCTACCCGATCATCGCCAACCTGCCGCCGCTGTACGGTTCAAAACCCAACGACCCAAGCGCGCGCAAAATCGGTTCGTATCTGATGTGGGTGGCAATTACCGCGGCCTGTATCACCAGCTCGATGTTCCTTTCCGCTCTGGCACCTAACCTGCTGGCGCTGGCGCTGGTAAAAAGCACGGTCGGAATTGATATCTCCTGGGGGACCTGGTTCCTCGCCTTCCTGCCGCTGGGTATTCTGCTGATCCTGACCATGCCGCTGCTGGCTTACTGGTTCTACCCGCCGGAAGTGAAGGTAAACAACGAAGTACCGTTGTGGGCGACCCGTGAACTGGAAAAACTGGGCAAACTGTCGCGCAATGAGATCCTGCTGCTGGTGTTCGTGTGCTGTGCGCTGCTGATGTGGATCTTCGCAGCCGCATGGATTGAGCCCGCGATGGCTGCCCTGCTCATCGTCGGCCTGATGCTGTGGACCGGCGTACTGGAGTGGAACGACATCACCGGCAACAAAGCCGCCTGGAACACCTTCGTGTGGTTCGCCACCCTGGTGGCGCTGGCGGACGGCCTCTCCTCCACCGGCTTTATCAGCTGGCTGGGTAAAGAAGGCGGCCTGCTGATGAGCGGTATCTCTCCGGGCGTGGCGACCATCGTCCTGCTGCTGGCGTTCTACCTGCTGCACTACCTGTTTGCCAGCACCACCGCGCACACCACGGCGCTGCTGCCGGCGATGCTGACCATCGCCTCCACCATTCCGGGCATGAATATGGAAGTGTTCGTCCTGCTGATGGTGACCTCACTGGGCGTGATGGGGATCATTACCCCCTACGGTACGGGTCCAAGTCCGATTTACTACGGTAGCGGTTACCTGCCAACCAAAGACTACTGGCGCCTCGGCACCATCTTCGGTGCCATCTTCCTGGCGGCCCTGCTGCTGATTGGTTACCCGTGGATGTCCATGATGTTCTGATTCCTGACCGCCGGACATATCCTCCGGCGGTTTTATTTTTGTGGAGCAAGCTATGTCAAACAAACCCTTTATTTACCAGAACCCCTTCCCTCTCGCGCATGACGACACCGAATACTATCTGCTGACCAAAGAGCATGTCTCCGTTGCCGAGTTCGACGGTCAGGAAGTGCTGAAAGTGGAGCCGGAAGCCCTGACCCTGCTGGCGCAGCAGGCTTTCCACGACGCCGCGTTTATGCTGCGTCCGTCTCATCAGAAGCAGGTTGCCGCCATTCTTAACGATCCGGAAGCCAGCCAGAACGATAAGTACGTTGCCCTGCAATTCCTGCGCAACTCCGAAATTGCGGCGAAAGGCGTGCTGCCCACCTGTCAGGATACCGGTACGGCAATCATTATGGGTAAGAAAGGCCAGCGCGTCTGGACCGGCGGCGGCGACGAAGCGGCGCTGAGTCAGGGCGTGTATAACACCTATATTGAAGACAACCTGCGCTACTCGCAGAACGCGGCGCTGGATATGTATAAAGAGGTGAATACCGGCACCAACCTGCCCGCGCAGATCGACCTCTACAGCGTTGATGGTGACGAGTATAAATTCCTGTGCATGGCGAAAGGCGGCGGTTCCGCCAACAAAACTTATCTGTATCAGGAAACCAAAGCGCTGATCACCCCGGCGAAGCTGAAAAATTATCTGGTTGAGAAGATGCGGACCCTGGGCACCGCGGCCTGCCCGCCTTACCATATCGCCTTCGTTATCGGCGGCACCTCTGCGGAAGCCACGCTGAAAACCGTCAAGCTCGCCTCTGCGCGCTACTACGATGGCCTGCCAACCGAAGGCAACGCGCACGGCCAGGCGTTCCGCGACGTCCAGCTCGAGCAGGAACTGCTTCAGGAAGCGCAAAACCTCGGCCTGGGCGCGCAGTTTGGCGGGAAATACTTCGCGCACGATATTCGCGTAATCCGTCTGCCGCGCCACGGCGCCTCCTGCCCGATCGGCATGGGCGTCTCCTGCTCCGCTGACCGCAACATCAAGGCGAAGATTAACCGCGAGGGGATCTGGATTGAGAAGCTGGAGCACAATCCGGGCCAGTATATTCCTGAATCCCTGCGCCAGCAGGGAGAAGGCGACGTGGTAAGCATTGATCTGAACAAGCCGATGCCCGACATTCTGGCGCAGCTTTCCGCGCACCCTGTCTCCACCCGCCTGTCGCTGAACGGCACCATTATTGTGGCGCGCGACATCGCCCATGCGAAGCTGAAAGAGCTGCTCGACAACGGGGAAGAACTGCCGCAGTACGTTAAAGATCACCCGATTTACTATGCAGGCCCGGCGAAAACGCCAGAAGGTTACGCGTCTGGCTCCTTAGGCCCGACCACCGCCGGGCGTATGGACTCCTACGTAGACTTACTGCAATCCAACGGTGCGAGCATGATCATGCTGGCCAAAGGTAACCGCAGCCAGCAGGTCACCGACGCCTGCCATAAGCACGGCGGCTTCTACCTCGGCAGCATTGGCGGCCCGGCGGCGGTACTGGCGCAAAACAGCATCAAGAGTCTGGAGTGCGTGGCCTATCCTGAACTGGGAATGGAAGCCATCTGGAAAATTGAAGTGGAGAACTTCCCGGCGTTTATCCTGGTGGATGACAAAGGCAACGACTTCTTTCAGCAGATCCAGAATAAACAGTGCAAAGGGTGCTTACAGCGCTGAGCGTTTCCATAACGCCGGAAGCTGCGAGAGCGTATCGTTGATCAACCCGCGCTTGTCGCTGCCCGGCTTCCAGATGGTGACCATCGTCTGGCTTATCCCCTGGCTGCCCACTTCGGTGGGCAGCCTTTTTACGTTTTTCCACTGCGTTGCGTGAAGATGGGTCGGCAAAAATCCCCAGCCGCAGCCCTGCTCCAGCAGGCCGCGCAGCATCTCCAGTTCGTTAGTGAAAAGCGTGTGCCCTGAAATTTGCAGGCGACGGGCAACCGGCTCGTCTGACGCGGCATGCATAACCACCTGTGGAACCAGAGAGAGATCGAGCAGCGACACCGGCGACGCAACCTCCGCAAAAAGCGCCGTTGCGGCGTAAAAATCCATTTCGATCGCCCCCAGCGCCCGCCACTCCATCTCATTGCCCACGCTGCGGTTGCGCGCCTGGCAGATCCCCAGATCGGCCTGACCGTTCGCCAGCATGGCTTCCGCCTCATCGCGCGATGCGCTGGTCAGGCTCAGGCGGATCTTTTTCGTCGCCAGCGTAGCGATCAGCGCCTGCAAAAAGGCTCTGGGGGTGAACGGATCGTAAACGAGGGCAATGTCCTGCGTCGCGCTGTCCGGCACCGTACGGGCAAACGCCTCAAACGCTTTGACCTGCCGCATCAGCAGGTGCGCCTGCCGCTGAAGCTGCTCCCCCTCCGGCGTCAGGCGCAGGCTACGCCCCTCCCGCAGGAACAGCGCGTAGCCCAGCCCATCCTCAAGGAAATCGATCAGATCCCGCAGGGTTGTACGATCTTTGCCGAGTTTACTGGCCGCCTTCATCAGGCTGCCGTGCTCAGCGACGGCGGTGAACGCCTCAAGCTGGGCAAAGGAATAGATCAGTGATGCCACGTCATTCTCCACGCGATTTTTCCGGGGGATTTTCCCCCATAACGCGTTTTTTATTATAGGCCTCAGGTTCTTAAACTGAAGTCCTTCCTGAGCCAAACGAGATAAATATGAAAATCAAAACAAACCGCACACTGCTCGCGGCGCTGGTTATCAGCAGCCTGCTCTCGCCCGCCGTCATGGCGGCCTGCAACGGTACCGACCTCACGACCTGTCCGGCGCCTTTCGATGCCAGACTCCCGGACGCACATACCATGCTCACCTGGAGCCAGGCCGATCGCGTGGTGGGCTTTCGCAATGACTACCGCAACTACGCGGGCGATGTGTTCCGCCACGGCAACGCTACGCCACTGCTGCCCGCAGAAAAACCGCTCACCGATGCCCGCTATCAGGTGAAGGGTAAGATTTACAATCTTCAGGATTACCTGAAACGCCAGAACGTCAGCGGCATGCTGGTGCTGAAAAATGGCAAAGTGGCCTATAAATATCTGGGAGAAGGCAATACCGACTCTACGCTCTGGACGTCGCGTTCCGTGGGCAAATCCGTGGTCTCCGCGCTGGTGGGTGTTGCGATTAAAGAAGGGAAAATCCACTCCCTGGACGACCTTGTCACCCAATACGAACCGGATTTAAAAGGCACCGCCTGGGAGGGCGTAACGCTGAAACAGCTCATCACCCACACCTCGGGCGTGGCGTGGACTCAAGATTACACCAACGCGCAATCTGACTTCGCCCGGCTTACCGAATGCGAAGCGAAACCGGGCACCTACGACTGTGTGCGCACCCTGGTGAAGGGGTTACACCGTGAACACCCGGCGGGCGAAAACTGGTCCTATTCCTCGGGTGGTGCCTGGCTGTTAGGCGATGTGCTTGAGCGCGCCACCGGCATGACGCTCGCGGCGTATCTGGAGAAAAGCATCTGGCAGCCGTACGGTATGGCGAGCGACGGCGTGTGGCATGCCTACAGCAAAGGCCAGCACGACGTGGGTGCGCATGGGTTCAACGCCACGCTGGAAGACTGGGGGCGTTTCGGGGAGTTTATCCTGCATAACGGTACCCTGCCGGACGGAAAGCAGATCCTCCCCGAGGGCTGGGTGAAACAGTCCTCAGCCTGGACACAGGCCAAAGGATCGGTGTCCGAGGCGCATCCGAAGGGGTTGTACGGCTACCAGTGGTGGAACAATGAAGTGCCAGCCACCGCCACAAATGTGGAGCCGAAAGTCGAAAATTCGCTGAAGGATTCCCTGTGGGCGCTGGGTATTTTTGGGCAGATGATCATGGTTAATCATAAAGAAAATCTGGTTATCGTCCAGTGGTCCACCTGGCCGCAGGCAGAGCCGTCATTCAGCGCCCAGCCGCTGGAAGCGTCGCTGATGTTTAGCGCGATTGCGAACGCGCTGCGCTGATAATCCCAAGCCAGGCCCCGCCTGGCTTCTCATCTGCGCGGTGTCACAAAACTGATATATCAGCGACTTAGCGAAACGTGGTAAATAAAAGATCATCGAAATGTTAAGTTATTGTTGAATATGTAAATACTGGTCAACGCATTGTCATTAATGCACCACACGCATCGGTTTATGCGCTATTTGCGCTTATTAATTTCCACTTCCTGATCCAGTTTTCAGAAACAGACGAGCATAACGTCGCTATAAAACTGGAGATAATCATGGTTTCCTCAACCTCACCTGCAACGGTTCGTGCGAAAGCGGGCGCGATTTTCCGCGTCACGTCGGGCAACTTTCTTGAGCAATTCGACTTCTTTCTGTTCGGCTTTTATGCCACCTACATCGCCCATACTTTTTTCCCGGCAAGCAGTGAATTTGCGTCACTGATGATGACCTTCGCCGTCTTTGGCGCGGGCTTCCTGATGCGTCCGATCGGGGCCATTGTGCTGGGGGCTTACATTGATAAAGTGGGCCGCCGTAAAGGGCTGATCGTCACCCTGTCGATTATGGCCGCCGGAACCTTTCTGATTGTGCTGATCCCTTCTTATCAGAGCATTGGCCTGTGGGCACCGCTGCTGGTGCTGACCGGCCGCCTGTTGCAGGGTTTTTCGGCAGGTGCCGAGCTGGGCGGGGTTTCGGTTTATCTGGCGGAGATCGCCACGCCGGGCCGCAAGGGTTTCTATACCAGCTGGCAGTCAGGTAGCCAGCAGGTCGCCATTATGATCGCGGCGGCGATGGGCTTCGCGCTGAATGTGGTGCTGGAAGAGAGTGCCATTCGCGAATGGGGGTGGCGTATTCCGTTCCTGTTTGGCTGTCTGATTGTGCCGTTCATCTTTTTCCTGCGCCGCAAGCTCGAAGAGACCGAGGAATTCAGCGCCCGTCGCCACCATCTGGCGATGCGTCAGGTCTTCACAACGCTGCTCGCCAACTGGCCGGTCGTCGTCGCGGGCATGCTGATGGTGGCGATGACCACCACCGCGTTTTACCTGATCACCGTTTACGCGCCGACCTTCGGTAAAAAAGTCCTGATGCTCAGCGCGTCGGACAGTCTTCTGGTCACGCTGCTGGTGGCGGTGTCCAACTTCATCTGGCTGCCGGTGGGCGGCGCGCTGTCGGATCGCTTCGGGCGTAAACCGGTGCTGATCGCCATGACGCTGCTGGCGCTGGCAACCAGCTATCCGGCGCTGACGATGCTGGCGGCAGCTCCGAGCTTCTCAATGATGCTGACCGTGCTGCTGTGGCTCTCTTTCCTCTACGGTCTGTATAACGGCGCGATGATCCCGGCCCTGACTGAGATCATGCCAGCAGAGGTGCGCGTGGCGGGCTTCTCGCTGGCTTACAGCCTGGCAACGGCGGTCTTTGGCGGTTTCACGCCGGTGATTTCGACCGCCTTAATTGAGTACACCGGCGACAAAGCCTCCCCGGGCTACTGGATGAGCTTTGCCGCCGTTTGCGCCCTGCTGGCAACGCTCTATCTCTATCGTCGTCGCACGTTAATCCTGCAAACTGCCGTTAAGGAGTGATCCCTCATGCTTACATTCAGAACGGTGATTGCCGCCCTGACCTTCGCCACCCTCAGCGCGGGCGCGCTTGCGCAGGATGTGACGGTGATGATTTCTGGCGGCTTCAAAGCGGCGCTGGAGAAGCTGACGCCGCAGTACGAAGCGCAAAGCGGCGACAGGCTCATTGTGATCTCCGGCCCGTCGATGGGCAAAACGCCGCAGGCCATTCCGGCCCGGCTCGCCCGGGGCGAAAAAGCGGACGTGGTGATTATGGTGGGCGATGCGCTAGCGAAACTGGAACAGGATCGCAGGACGGCGGCGGGCTCCCGCGTGGAGCTGGCGGATTCGCCCGTCGGGATGGTCGTCAAAGCGGGCGCGCCGGTGCCGGATATCAGTACGGTGCCTGCCCTGCGGCAAACGCTGCTGAAGGCGCATTCCATGGCTTATTCCGACAGCGCCAGCGGCCGGTATGTTGAGAGCCAGCTGTTCCGTAAGCTGGGCATAGACGGCCAGGTCCACGATAAAGCGCACCGGGTTGAGCGTATCCCGGTGGCGTCTGAAGTGGCAAAAGGGAAATACGACCTCGGCTTTCAGCAGGTGAGCGAGCTTCTGCCGGTCCCGGGGGTGACGTTTGTCGGTAAGTTGCCTGACGACATTCAGTACATTACCCGTTTCGCCGGAGCCGTAACGCAGAAGGCTGACCATCCCGAACAGGGAAAAGCGCTGCTGGCCTTTCTCTCTTCGCCACAGGCCGCCAGCGTCATTACGGCAACGGGCTTAACGCCCGTCAATGCACCTCGCGATACTGCTCGGTAATCAGCGTTTCGAGTTCGGCAGCAATATAGGACTGGATCCGACCGCGGCGGCGGATCAGCCCCACGGTTCGCCTGACTTCAGGCTCGGTTAAAGGTACCGACGTCAGCAGCGAATGCTCTGCGCGGGGCATTGACATGGCGGGAACGGCCGCAATGCCGATCCCGGCTTCAACCATCCCCAGCATGGTCGTCACGTGCCGCGTTTCGCAGATGCTGGGGCGCTCAGGCCGAATATGCCCGACCCGCTGGTCGAGAAGATTGCGGTTGCCGGAGGTCTTATCCAGACCGATATAATCCTGCTGATAAAAAGCCTGCCACGTCAGGCTTTTTCTTTTTGCAAGCGGGCTGTCGCGTCGGCAGGCGGCCACGTAGACATCCTCCACCAGCGGGACAAACTCGATGTCGGGCTGCAAACTCCGGGCAAAGCAGATACCAAAATCCGCCTGTCCGCGGGTGACGGCCTCGATAACATTTCCGGCGCTGCTGTCGATCAGTTTTATGCGCACGCGGGGGTAACGGGACTGAAAGCGGCGGATCACATCCGGCATAAAGTAACAGGCGGCTGACGGCACCGTCGCCACGGTGATCAGCCCCGTGCGCTCTTCGCTGGCCTTATCGATATCCGAAAGCATGGACTCCACGTCAGCAAGCAGTTGCCCGCACCGGTCGGCAAAGGTCTGTCCATACAGGGTCAGCGTGACGCGCCGGGTGGTTCTGTCGAACAGTTTTGTCCCCAGTGCCGCCTCCAGCTTTTCAATTCTGCGACTCAACGCCGACTGGGAAAGGCAGATAGATTCTGCCGCAAGACGGAAATTGCCGTATTCCAGTAAAGCGCGGAAGGCATAGAGATCGTTGAGGTCAAAATTGACGGGCATACTGACGGGATCCTTAAGCACGGTAGGGTAAG
It encodes:
- a CDS encoding serine hydrolase domain-containing protein, producing the protein MKIKTNRTLLAALVISSLLSPAVMAACNGTDLTTCPAPFDARLPDAHTMLTWSQADRVVGFRNDYRNYAGDVFRHGNATPLLPAEKPLTDARYQVKGKIYNLQDYLKRQNVSGMLVLKNGKVAYKYLGEGNTDSTLWTSRSVGKSVVSALVGVAIKEGKIHSLDDLVTQYEPDLKGTAWEGVTLKQLITHTSGVAWTQDYTNAQSDFARLTECEAKPGTYDCVRTLVKGLHREHPAGENWSYSSGGAWLLGDVLERATGMTLAAYLEKSIWQPYGMASDGVWHAYSKGQHDVGAHGFNATLEDWGRFGEFILHNGTLPDGKQILPEGWVKQSSAWTQAKGSVSEAHPKGLYGYQWWNNEVPATATNVEPKVENSLKDSLWALGIFGQMIMVNHKENLVIVQWSTWPQAEPSFSAQPLEASLMFSAIANALR
- a CDS encoding LysR family transcriptional regulator, coding for MPVNFDLNDLYAFRALLEYGNFRLAAESICLSQSALSRRIEKLEAALGTKLFDRTTRRVTLTLYGQTFADRCGQLLADVESMLSDIDKASEERTGLITVATVPSAACYFMPDVIRRFQSRYPRVRIKLIDSSAGNVIEAVTRGQADFGICFARSLQPDIEFVPLVEDVYVAACRRDSPLAKRKSLTWQAFYQQDYIGLDKTSGNRNLLDQRVGHIRPERPSICETRHVTTMLGMVEAGIGIAAVPAMSMPRAEHSLLTSVPLTEPEVRRTVGLIRRRGRIQSYIAAELETLITEQYREVH
- the fumA gene encoding class I fumarate hydratase FumA — encoded protein: MSNKPFIYQNPFPLAHDDTEYYLLTKEHVSVAEFDGQEVLKVEPEALTLLAQQAFHDAAFMLRPSHQKQVAAILNDPEASQNDKYVALQFLRNSEIAAKGVLPTCQDTGTAIIMGKKGQRVWTGGGDEAALSQGVYNTYIEDNLRYSQNAALDMYKEVNTGTNLPAQIDLYSVDGDEYKFLCMAKGGGSANKTYLYQETKALITPAKLKNYLVEKMRTLGTAACPPYHIAFVIGGTSAEATLKTVKLASARYYDGLPTEGNAHGQAFRDVQLEQELLQEAQNLGLGAQFGGKYFAHDIRVIRLPRHGASCPIGMGVSCSADRNIKAKINREGIWIEKLEHNPGQYIPESLRQQGEGDVVSIDLNKPMPDILAQLSAHPVSTRLSLNGTIIVARDIAHAKLKELLDNGEELPQYVKDHPIYYAGPAKTPEGYASGSLGPTTAGRMDSYVDLLQSNGASMIMLAKGNRSQQVTDACHKHGGFYLGSIGGPAAVLAQNSIKSLECVAYPELGMEAIWKIEVENFPAFILVDDKGNDFFQQIQNKQCKGCLQR
- a CDS encoding substrate-binding domain-containing protein, which encodes MLTFRTVIAALTFATLSAGALAQDVTVMISGGFKAALEKLTPQYEAQSGDRLIVISGPSMGKTPQAIPARLARGEKADVVIMVGDALAKLEQDRRTAAGSRVELADSPVGMVVKAGAPVPDISTVPALRQTLLKAHSMAYSDSASGRYVESQLFRKLGIDGQVHDKAHRVERIPVASEVAKGKYDLGFQQVSELLPVPGVTFVGKLPDDIQYITRFAGAVTQKADHPEQGKALLAFLSSPQAASVITATGLTPVNAPRDTAR
- a CDS encoding LysR family transcriptional regulator, coding for MENDVASLIYSFAQLEAFTAVAEHGSLMKAASKLGKDRTTLRDLIDFLEDGLGYALFLREGRSLRLTPEGEQLQRQAHLLMRQVKAFEAFARTVPDSATQDIALVYDPFTPRAFLQALIATLATKKIRLSLTSASRDEAEAMLANGQADLGICQARNRSVGNEMEWRALGAIEMDFYAATALFAEVASPVSLLDLSLVPQVVMHAASDEPVARRLQISGHTLFTNELEMLRGLLEQGCGWGFLPTHLHATQWKNVKRLPTEVGSQGISQTMVTIWKPGSDKRGLINDTLSQLPALWKRSAL
- a CDS encoding MFS transporter; translated protein: MVSSTSPATVRAKAGAIFRVTSGNFLEQFDFFLFGFYATYIAHTFFPASSEFASLMMTFAVFGAGFLMRPIGAIVLGAYIDKVGRRKGLIVTLSIMAAGTFLIVLIPSYQSIGLWAPLLVLTGRLLQGFSAGAELGGVSVYLAEIATPGRKGFYTSWQSGSQQVAIMIAAAMGFALNVVLEESAIREWGWRIPFLFGCLIVPFIFFLRRKLEETEEFSARRHHLAMRQVFTTLLANWPVVVAGMLMVAMTTTAFYLITVYAPTFGKKVLMLSASDSLLVTLLVAVSNFIWLPVGGALSDRFGRKPVLIAMTLLALATSYPALTMLAAAPSFSMMLTVLLWLSFLYGLYNGAMIPALTEIMPAEVRVAGFSLAYSLATAVFGGFTPVISTALIEYTGDKASPGYWMSFAAVCALLATLYLYRRRTLILQTAVKE
- a CDS encoding anion permease; the protein is MKTKTAVTPPAANLASNGTAKRLLMMALPVIVAVLLLFVPVPDGLPPYAWHYFAIFVGVIVGLIFEPLPGAVIGLTGVVAIALCSQWVLFSPEQLADPKFKLAGASFKWAVSGFGNSTVWLIFGAFMFAAGYDKTRFGRRLALILVKYLGRRSLTLGYAITFADLLLAPFTPSNTARSGGTIYPIIANLPPLYGSKPNDPSARKIGSYLMWVAITAACITSSMFLSALAPNLLALALVKSTVGIDISWGTWFLAFLPLGILLILTMPLLAYWFYPPEVKVNNEVPLWATRELEKLGKLSRNEILLLVFVCCALLMWIFAAAWIEPAMAALLIVGLMLWTGVLEWNDITGNKAAWNTFVWFATLVALADGLSSTGFISWLGKEGGLLMSGISPGVATIVLLLAFYLLHYLFASTTAHTTALLPAMLTIASTIPGMNMEVFVLLMVTSLGVMGIITPYGTGPSPIYYGSGYLPTKDYWRLGTIFGAIFLAALLLIGYPWMSMMF